Proteins encoded by one window of Elaeis guineensis isolate ETL-2024a chromosome 12, EG11, whole genome shotgun sequence:
- the LOC105055060 gene encoding deoxyuridine 5'-triphosphate nucleotidohydrolase: protein MRARAWNVAGRIGANDFPRFSSLKPNPPLIGPPSPFPPTSLITLPTRLSRINMAANGARENGSPGIQEPSLKVPKLSENGAAVDHHHLPLPLLKVKKLSQNAVLPSRASPLSAGYDLSSAAEAKVPARGKALIPTDLSIAIPEGTYARIAPRSGLAWKHSIDVGAGVIDADYRGPVSVIVFNHSDVDFEVKPGDRIAQMIIERIMIPDVVEVDDLDSTVRGAGGFGSTGV, encoded by the exons ATGCGGGCTAGAGCATGGAATGTGGCGGGAAGAATTGGCGCCAATGATTTTCCGCGCTTTTCTAGCTTAAAACCGAATCCGCCTCTCATCGGCCCTCCATCTCCATTTCCCCCCACCTCCCTCATAACTCTTCCAACTCGCCTCTCCCGAATCAACATGGCGGCCAACGGCGCAAGGGAGAACGGCAGCCCCGGCATCCAGGAGCCCTCTCTCAAAGTCCCCAAGCTCTCGGAGAATGGTGCCGCCGTGGACCACCAccaccttcctctccctctccttaagGTCAAGAAGCTCTCCCAAAATGCTGTCTTGCCTTCGAGAGCTTCCCCTCTGTCTGCTGGTTACGACCTCTCCAG CGCCGCTGAGGCGAAAGTCCCCGCTCGAGGGAAAGCTCTTATTCCCACCGATCTCAGCATTGCCATCCCTGAAGGGACCTACGCCCGCATCG CGCCTCGGTCGGGGCTGGCGTGGAAGCATTCCATTGATGTGGGAGCGGGTGTGATCGATGCGGATTACCGTGGACCGGTCAGCGTCATTGTGTTCAACCACTCGGATGTGGATTTCGAGGTGAAGCCCGGCGATCGGATTGCTCAGATGATCATAGAGAGGATTATGATTCCAGATGTGGTCGAGGTTGACGATTTGGATTCCACTGTTAGGGGAGCTGGAGGGTTTGGATCCACAGGGGTTTGA